One segment of Rhodopirellula baltica SH 1 DNA contains the following:
- a CDS encoding MBL fold metallo-hydrolase — protein MIFETIQTEGISQLSYLIGDDSSGTAAVIDPQPNVESYVQLSRKHGVAITHIFETHIHADFMSGSRELQSRVGNANIFASGEGDASYGFDVQKISDGDSFEFGSTKITARHTPGHTPEHLSYELADSDSPDEPWGVLSGDSLFVGSAGRPDLLGEEETEELTKQLFSTLRDYYLNLADDVIVYPCHGAGSACGASIGERPMTTIGQERKNNAFLQHDDFDEFATFVSEGAPPVPQHYPILKKINAKGPELIGHAPVVPGLPPKRFQDAIQSGQAQLVDTRQMLAFGGGHIGGAINLGDRPELSVWAGDMLDYDRPILLVVEDETQLDWVAWHFAVVGLHRFEGYLVGGMKAWDNAGLPLSTTPQLTVHDLKEHKSEFQILDVRAPSEYKSNRISGAKHHYVAEMRDGVNGELDLKRDQPVAVYCGSGYRASIAASVLQRNGFQHVHNVPGSMSAWKNAGYSIDK, from the coding sequence ATGATTTTTGAGACCATTCAAACCGAAGGAATCTCGCAACTGTCTTACTTGATCGGTGACGACAGCAGTGGAACCGCGGCGGTCATCGACCCGCAACCCAACGTCGAGTCCTACGTCCAACTTAGTCGCAAACACGGCGTCGCGATCACGCACATCTTCGAGACTCACATTCACGCGGACTTCATGAGCGGTTCGCGTGAACTCCAATCCAGAGTCGGCAACGCAAACATTTTCGCGAGTGGCGAAGGGGATGCCAGCTATGGATTCGACGTTCAAAAAATCAGTGACGGCGATTCCTTTGAATTTGGATCCACGAAGATCACTGCACGGCACACGCCTGGTCACACACCCGAACATTTGTCGTATGAGCTGGCTGATTCCGATTCACCGGACGAACCATGGGGTGTCCTCAGTGGCGACTCCCTCTTCGTCGGATCCGCAGGTCGCCCTGATTTGTTGGGGGAGGAAGAAACCGAAGAGCTCACCAAGCAACTCTTCTCGACCCTTCGTGATTACTACCTGAATCTGGCCGATGACGTCATCGTTTACCCCTGTCACGGAGCGGGTTCCGCTTGCGGGGCCAGCATCGGCGAGCGACCAATGACCACCATTGGCCAGGAACGAAAAAACAATGCGTTCTTGCAGCATGATGACTTCGACGAATTTGCGACGTTCGTCAGCGAGGGTGCCCCTCCCGTGCCGCAACACTATCCCATTCTCAAAAAGATCAACGCCAAGGGCCCCGAACTGATCGGCCACGCCCCTGTCGTTCCGGGCCTGCCTCCGAAGCGATTTCAAGATGCAATTCAATCCGGCCAAGCACAGCTCGTCGACACGCGTCAAATGCTCGCGTTTGGCGGTGGGCACATCGGGGGTGCAATCAATCTGGGCGACCGTCCAGAACTATCTGTGTGGGCCGGTGACATGCTCGATTACGATCGGCCGATCTTGCTAGTCGTGGAAGACGAAACCCAATTGGACTGGGTCGCTTGGCACTTTGCGGTCGTCGGATTGCATCGCTTCGAGGGCTATCTCGTCGGTGGCATGAAAGCCTGGGACAACGCCGGTCTGCCGTTGTCGACGACACCTCAACTCACCGTTCATGACTTGAAGGAACACAAAAGTGAGTTTCAGATCCTCGATGTCCGCGCTCCTTCGGAATATAAGTCCAATCGAATCTCAGGAGCGAAACATCACTACGTCGCTGAGATGAGAGATGGCGTCAACGGCGAGTTGGATCTGAAACGCGACCAACCTGTCGCGGTCTATTGTGGCAGCGGATATCGGGCCAGCATCGCTGCGAGTGTGTTGCAACGAAACGGGTTCCAGCATGTCCACAACGTCCCAGGCAGCATGAGTGCTTGGAAAAACGCGGGCTACTCCATCGACAAATAG